Proteins from a genomic interval of Bradyrhizobium sp. CCGB01:
- a CDS encoding DUF1522 domain-containing protein yields MSGIVLSASVRQNLLSLQSTADLLATTQNRLSTGRSVNSALDNPTNFFTAQSLDNRASDINNLLDGIANGVQVLQAANTGLTSLQKLIDSAKSIANQALQTTVGYSTKSNVSTTISGATAADLRGTTSFASATASSNVLYDGTAGGTHAASGTTTLGATIGTVTGAAATAGDGTTALTGAITLIANGAATATGLVGNAQPADGDTLTVNGKTITFRAGSAPASTAVPSGSGVSGNLVTDGNGNTTVYLGTTTTPAATVNDLLTAVDLASGVKTVAISAGAATIATSVSQTASSVAAGAVTLKSSTGADLAVTGRADLLKALGLSSAVGGGNATVNVNRATSATSLGATLTDGSTLNVNGKVITFKNAPTPGSTGAPAVASGYGASGAVVTDGDGNSTVYLQAGTVADVLNAIDLATGVQTATIAANGTATFAPATGQSKSSINTSGQLKIATGINADLSITGTGNALNVFGLAGNTGNANAFAAARTSGLGGIAGKTLTFSSFNGGTAVDVTFGDGTNGTVKTLDQLNSKLQANNLSATIDANGTLTITASNDYASSTLGSTTAGGSIGGTLTTALTFSTASTPVQDAVAQTARANLVSQYNNILNQIDTTAQDSSFNGVNLLNGDQLKLVFDETAKSSLSITGVTYNSKGLGLAALTVGVDFIDNAAANRVLTNLNAASSTLRSEASALGSNLSVVQIRQDFNKNLINVLQTGSSNLTLADTNVEAANSQALSTRQSIAVSALSLANTSQQSVLQLLR; encoded by the coding sequence ATGTCCGGTATTGTTCTCTCTGCGTCGGTTCGCCAGAACCTCCTCTCTCTCCAGTCCACCGCCGACCTCCTCGCCACCACCCAGAACCGTCTGTCGACGGGCAGGAGCGTCAACTCGGCCCTGGACAATCCGACCAACTTCTTCACCGCCCAGTCGCTCGACAACCGCGCCAGCGACATCAACAATCTGCTCGATGGTATCGCCAACGGCGTCCAGGTGCTGCAGGCTGCCAACACCGGCCTGACCTCGCTGCAGAAGCTGATCGACAGCGCGAAGTCGATCGCCAACCAGGCGCTGCAGACCACCGTCGGCTACTCCACCAAGTCGAACGTCTCCACCACGATCTCCGGTGCGACCGCGGCCGACCTGCGCGGCACCACGAGCTTCGCCAGCGCGACCGCGAGCAGCAACGTGCTCTATGACGGCACCGCCGGCGGGACGCATGCGGCAAGCGGCACCACCACGCTCGGCGCGACCATCGGCACCGTGACCGGTGCGGCGGCAACGGCCGGCGACGGCACCACCGCGCTGACCGGTGCGATCACCCTGATCGCGAACGGTGCGGCAACGGCGACCGGCCTGGTCGGCAATGCCCAGCCCGCTGATGGCGACACGCTGACCGTCAACGGCAAGACCATTACCTTCCGCGCGGGTTCTGCCCCGGCGAGCACTGCTGTTCCGTCCGGCTCGGGCGTCAGCGGCAACCTCGTCACCGACGGTAACGGCAACACCACCGTCTATCTCGGCACCACGACGACGCCGGCTGCGACGGTCAACGATCTCTTGACCGCGGTCGACCTCGCCAGCGGTGTGAAGACCGTCGCGATCTCGGCGGGCGCTGCGACGATTGCCACCAGCGTCAGCCAGACCGCCTCGAGCGTTGCTGCGGGCGCCGTCACGCTGAAGAGCTCGACGGGTGCTGACCTCGCCGTCACCGGCCGGGCCGACCTGCTCAAGGCTCTCGGTCTGTCCTCGGCGGTCGGCGGCGGCAATGCCACCGTCAACGTAAACCGCGCGACCAGCGCAACTTCGCTCGGCGCGACGCTCACCGACGGTTCGACGCTGAACGTCAACGGCAAGGTCATCACCTTCAAGAACGCGCCGACACCGGGCTCGACCGGTGCTCCGGCCGTTGCCAGCGGCTACGGTGCGAGCGGTGCGGTCGTCACTGACGGCGATGGCAACTCGACCGTGTATCTGCAGGCCGGCACTGTTGCCGACGTGCTGAACGCGATCGACCTTGCCACCGGCGTCCAGACCGCGACGATCGCAGCCAACGGCACCGCGACGTTTGCGCCCGCCACCGGCCAGTCGAAATCGTCGATCAACACCTCCGGCCAGCTCAAGATCGCGACCGGCATCAACGCCGACCTGTCGATCACCGGCACCGGCAACGCGCTGAACGTGTTCGGACTCGCCGGCAACACCGGCAATGCGAACGCCTTCGCCGCGGCCCGGACTTCGGGCCTGGGCGGCATCGCCGGCAAGACCTTGACCTTCTCCTCCTTCAACGGTGGAACGGCGGTCGACGTCACCTTCGGCGACGGCACCAACGGTACGGTCAAGACGCTCGATCAGCTCAACTCGAAGCTCCAGGCGAACAATCTGTCCGCCACGATCGATGCGAACGGCACGCTGACGATCACTGCGTCCAACGACTATGCCTCCTCGACGCTGGGTTCGACCACGGCGGGTGGCTCGATCGGCGGTACGCTGACCACGGCGCTGACGTTCTCGACGGCATCGACGCCGGTCCAGGATGCAGTTGCGCAGACGGCGCGCGCCAATCTGGTGTCTCAGTACAACAACATCCTGAACCAGATCGACACGACTGCGCAGGACTCCTCGTTCAACGGTGTGAACCTCTTGAACGGCGACCAGCTCAAGCTGGTGTTCGACGAGACTGCCAAGTCGAGCCTCAGCATCACCGGCGTGACCTACAACTCCAAGGGTCTGGGCCTTGCGGCGCTGACCGTCGGTGTCGACTTCATCGACAACGCCGCGGCCAACCGGGTGCTCACCAACCTGAACGCCGCCTCGAGCACGCTGCGGTCGGAAGCCTCGGCGCTCGGTTCGAATCTCTCGGTCGTGCAGATCCGTCAGGACTTCAACAAGAACCTGATCAACGTGCTGCAGACCGGCTCGTCCAACCTGACCCTGGCCGACACCAACGTCGAGGCGGCGAACAGCCAGGCGCTGTCGACCCGCCAGTCGATCGCGGTCTCGGCACTGTCGCTGGCCAATACGTCGCAGCAGAGCGTGCTTCAGCTGCTCCGCTAA
- a CDS encoding DUF1522 domain-containing protein, whose amino-acid sequence MSGIVLSSSVRQNLLSLQSTADLLATTQSRLSTGKSVNSALDNPTNFFTAQSLDNRASDINNLLDGIANGVQVLQAANTGITSLQKLIDSAKSIANQALQTTVGYSTKSNVSTTISGATASDLRGTTSYASATASSNVLYDGTAGGTHAASGTTTLGATIGTVTGAAATAGDGTTALTGAITLIANGAATATGLVGNAQPADGDTLTVNGKTITFRAGSAPASTGVPSGSGVSGNLVTDGSGNTTVYLGTTTTPTATVNDLLTAVDLASGVKTASITSGAATIATSVSQTASSVAAGAVTLKSSTGADLAVTGKADLLKALGLSSAVGGGNATVNVNRTTSATSLGATIADGSTLNVNGKVITFKNAPTPGSTGAPAVASGSGASGALVTDGSGNSTVYLQAGTVADVLNAIDLATGVQTATVAANGTATLAAATGQTKSSVNASGQLKVSTGINADLSITGTGNALNALGFAGNTGTSTAFNAARTSGLGGIAGKTLTFSAFNAGTAVDVTFGDGTNGTVKTLDQLNSKLQANNLSATIDANGLLTISTTNDYASSTIGSSTAGGSIGGTLTTALTFSTASSPVQDTVAQTSRANLVNQYNNILQQIDSTAQDSSFNGVNLLNGDQLKLVFDETAKSSLSITGVTYNSKGLGLAALTSGVDFIDNAATNKVLTNLNTASSTLRSEASALGSNLTIVQVRQDFNKNLINVLQTGSSNLTLADTNVEAANSQALSTRQSIAVSALSLANQSQQSVLQLLR is encoded by the coding sequence ATGTCCGGTATCGTTCTCTCCTCGTCGGTTCGTCAGAACCTCCTCTCCCTCCAGTCCACTGCTGATCTTCTCGCCACCACCCAGAGCCGCCTTTCGACCGGTAAGAGCGTCAACTCGGCCCTGGACAATCCGACCAACTTCTTCACCGCACAGTCGCTCGACAACCGCGCCAGCGACATCAACAACCTGCTCGATGGTATCGCCAACGGCGTCCAGGTGCTGCAGGCTGCCAACACCGGCATCACCTCGCTGCAGAAGCTGATCGACAGCGCCAAGTCGATCGCCAACCAGGCGCTGCAGACCACCGTCGGCTACTCCACCAAGTCCAACGTCTCCACCACGATCTCCGGTGCGACCGCGTCTGACCTGCGTGGCACCACGTCCTATGCGAGCGCGACCGCGAGCAGCAACGTGCTCTATGACGGCACCGCCGGCGGCACGCATGCGGCAAGCGGCACCACGACGCTCGGCGCCACCATCGGCACCGTGACCGGTGCGGCGGCAACGGCCGGCGACGGCACCACCGCGCTGACCGGTGCGATCACCCTGATCGCGAACGGTGCGGCAACGGCGACCGGCCTGGTCGGCAACGCCCAGCCCGCCGACGGCGACACGCTCACCGTCAACGGCAAGACCATCACCTTCCGCGCGGGCTCCGCCCCGGCGAGCACGGGTGTTCCGTCCGGTTCGGGCGTCAGCGGTAACCTCGTCACCGACGGCAGCGGCAACACCACCGTCTATCTCGGCACCACGACCACGCCGACCGCGACGGTCAACGATCTCTTGACCGCGGTCGATCTGGCCAGCGGCGTCAAGACGGCCTCGATCACCTCGGGTGCTGCGACGATCGCGACCAGCGTCAGCCAGACCGCCTCGAGCGTTGCTGCGGGCGCCGTCACGCTGAAGAGCTCGACGGGCGCTGATCTCGCCGTCACCGGCAAGGCCGACCTGCTCAAGGCTCTCGGTCTGTCCTCGGCGGTCGGCGGCGGCAATGCCACCGTCAACGTCAACCGCACCACCAGCGCGACTTCGCTCGGTGCGACGATCGCCGACGGCTCGACGCTGAACGTCAACGGTAAGGTCATCACCTTCAAGAACGCGCCGACCCCGGGCTCGACCGGTGCTCCGGCCGTTGCCAGCGGCTCCGGCGCGAGCGGTGCGCTCGTGACCGACGGCAGCGGCAACTCGACCGTGTATCTGCAGGCCGGCACGGTTGCCGACGTGCTGAACGCGATCGACCTCGCCACCGGCGTCCAGACCGCGACTGTCGCCGCCAACGGCACCGCGACGCTTGCGGCCGCCACCGGCCAGACCAAATCGTCGGTCAACGCCTCGGGTCAGCTCAAGGTCTCGACCGGCATCAACGCCGACCTGTCGATCACTGGCACCGGCAATGCGCTGAACGCACTCGGCTTCGCCGGCAACACCGGCACCTCGACCGCGTTCAACGCGGCCCGGACTTCGGGCCTGGGCGGCATCGCCGGCAAGACCTTGACCTTCTCCGCGTTCAACGCTGGAACGGCGGTCGACGTCACCTTCGGCGACGGCACCAACGGCACGGTCAAGACGCTCGATCAGCTCAACTCGAAGCTGCAGGCGAACAACCTGTCCGCCACGATCGACGCCAATGGCCTGCTGACGATCTCGACCACCAACGACTACGCGTCCTCGACCATCGGTTCGAGCACCGCGGGTGGCTCGATCGGCGGAACGCTGACCACGGCGCTGACGTTCTCGACGGCTTCCAGCCCCGTCCAGGATACTGTTGCGCAGACGTCCCGTGCCAACCTGGTCAACCAGTACAACAACATCCTGCAGCAGATCGACTCGACTGCGCAGGACTCTTCGTTCAACGGCGTCAACCTGCTGAACGGCGACCAGCTCAAGCTGGTGTTCGACGAAACTGCCAAGTCGAGCCTCAGCATCACCGGCGTGACCTACAACTCGAAGGGTCTGGGCCTCGCCGCGCTGACCAGCGGTGTCGACTTCATCGACAACGCTGCCACCAACAAGGTGCTGACCAACCTGAACACTGCGTCGAGCACGCTGCGTTCGGAAGCGTCGGCTCTGGGTTCGAACCTCACGATCGTGCAGGTGCGTCAGGACTTCAACAAGAACCTGATCAACGTGCTGCAGACCGGCTCGTCGAACCTGACCCTGGCCGACACCAACGTCGAAGCGGCCAACAGCCAGGCGCTGTCGACCCGTCAGTCGATCGCGGTCTCCGCGCTCTCGCTGGCCAACCAGTCGCAGCAGAGCGTGCTGCAGCTGCTCCGCTAA